The following coding sequences are from one Manis pentadactyla isolate mManPen7 chromosome 13, mManPen7.hap1, whole genome shotgun sequence window:
- the LOC118928699 gene encoding olfactory receptor 14I1-like, giving the protein MDNLTTITEFLLMDISSSRELQVLQGLLFSLIYLGTLAGNLVTIAVIVTDTCLPPPMYFSKCNLSLIDICSISVVFPKSIVNSLMGSKTISLTGCAAQVYLYSFLAFAELAFLVFMSYDRYVAICHPLHYRLSITTCVCSQAAGGSWGSGLVYSATHTGNLFRLPFTKSNVINQYFCDVPQIMRISSLDVQYSQSVMFVISACIVLVCLSFLVISYVNIFSAAFKIRSVEARKKALSTCTPQLVILLLFSFSGLIAVLGPIANKASLENLLTAVFYTMVPPFLNPIIYSLRNRQVNTALRKMYKSYFEKTHNNSLQ; this is encoded by the coding sequence ATGGATAACCTCACCACTATCACAGAATTCCTCCTTATGGACATCTCAAGTTCCCGAGAGCTCCAAGTCTTGCAAGGTCTGCTGTTCTCACTGATCTATCTGGGTACCCTGGCTGGAAATCTGGTGACCATTGCTGTCATTGTGACAGACACATGCCTTCCACCTCCAATGTACTTTTCTAAATGCAATTTATCCCTCATAGATATttgcagcatctcagttgtttttcccaaatCAATTGTGAATTCCCTGATGGGTAGTAAGACCATTTCCCTCACAGGATGTGCTGCTCAGGTTTACCTGTATTCCTTCTTAGCATTTGCTGAGCTTGCTTTCCTTGTTTTCATGTCCTATGACCGTTATGTTGCCATTTGCCACCCTCTTCACTACAGGTTGTCCATCACCACCTGTGTGTGCTCACAGGCAGCAGGGGGTTCGTGGGGCAGTGGGCTCGTCTACTCTGCCACCCACACAGGTAACCTATTCAGgcttcccttcaccaagtccaatgTGATCAACCAATATTTCTGTGATGTACCACAGATAATGAGAATATCATCTTTAGATGTTCAGTATTCTCAATCAGTGATGTTTGTAATAAGTGCTTGTATTGTCTTAGTATGCCTTTCTTTTTTGGTTATATCATATGTCAATATATTCTCAGCAGCATTTAAGATCCGTTCAGTGGAAGCCCGCAAAAAAGCCTTATCCACATGTACTCCTCAGTTGgtaattcttcttttgttttcattttctggattGATTGCTGTCTTAGGTCCCATTGCAAATAAAGCATCTCTTGAAAATCTGCTGACAGCCGTGTTCTACACCATGGTGCCCCCTTTCTTAAACCCCATCATCTACAGTCTGCGGAACAGGCAGGTAAACACTGCTCTACGCAAGATGTACAAGAGCTATTttgagaaaacacacaataattctctccaataa